The region AACCAGTGATCCGGATTTTCATGTCCCGGTTGAAAGAGTAAATGATTCTGAAACTCTCCTTACAAAACTGGGCGCAGATGTTACCAAAAAAATCTATCCAAATATGGGACATACCATTAGTAAAGACGAAGTAGATTGTGCAAATGCATTAATTTTCAATAAAAAATAATGATCACGATAACCCGCATTTACAGCAATGCTGATGGTGAAAGTCATTTTGAAGACTTTGAAGTTCCGTTGAAAAACAATGGAGATATAGGATTTCTATCTGAGGATGAACCTGTAAAATCTATAGTTTTCAGAGAAGTAATTTCTTCTTACGATTACGATTTTCATAATGCTCCGGATCGTCAATATATTATTCTTTTAGAAGGCGGTGTAGAAATCGAAACTTCATTAGGAGAAAAAAGAAAATTTGAAACCGGATCTATTCTCTTAGTTGAAGATACTACAGGAAAAGGACATAAAACAAAAAATATCGAACCCAAACTTCGAAAATCAATATTTATAAAATTATAAAAACAGCCGGCAAATTGTCGGCTTTTCTATTATTACACCCCTTCTAAAACAACAAAGAATCCAAATACAAAATATCTATATCTATTTTCTTTATTCTATTTTCTAAATACAAATAACCACATTCCTAAAATGACGATATATCGTAAATCTTCACGAGAACAACTCAGTCAAAACATTAAAAACCAAATATTTAACACAAAAGGAACAGTATTTGGATATTATCTTCATAAAGATAAAAAAGAGTTTCGTATTTCTTAATCTAGGTTAATCAATCCAGAGCTATAACGGGTGTAAATTTGTATAAGAAATCAATAACAATTTAACATTATAAATACCATGGAAAATACAATTTTAGGTTTACACCATATCACTGCAATTGCAGGTGACGCTAAAAGAAACTTCGATTTTTATTCTAAAATATTAGGATTACGTTTTATCAAAAAAACAGTAAACTTTGATGATCCGGGAACTTACCACTTTTACTTTGGTGATGAAGTTGGAAGTGCCGGAACAATCTTAACCTTTTTTCCTTGGGGAGCAGGAATTCAACAAGGCAGAAAAGGTTCCGGAATGGCTACAGAAATTGGTTATTCTGTTCCTAAAGGAAGTCTGGATTTCTGGCAAAAACGTTTTGAACAATACAATGTGATTTACAATAAACCAGCTGAGAAATTCGGCGAAAAATATCTTACTTTCTTAGATCCTGATGGTTTGAAATTAGAATTAATCGAATCTAAAACCGAAGACAATAGAAAACCTTGGGAAACAGATGAGGTAAAAGCGGATGTGGCAACAAGAGGTTTTCATAACATTACTTTGACTCTGAATGACATAAAACCAACGGCAGCTATTTTGACTGAAATATTTGGTTACAAACTAATCGATCAGGATGTAAATCGTTATCGTTATGCTACAACTGCAGTAGAAAACGCTGCAATTGTTGATCTGGTAGAATTAGCTGATGAAAAAAGAGGTTTAAACGCGAACGGTACTGTGCATCATGTGGCTTTCCGCGTTAAAAACGATGAAATTTTAATGCACTTCCGTGAAAAAATTGAAGCTTACGGATTGTCTATTACCCCTCAGATCGACAGACAATATTTCCACTCTTTGTATTTCAGAGAACCGGGAGGCGTTTTGTTTGAAATTGCTACCGACAATCCTGGGTTTACTGTAGATGAAAGTTTAGAAGAATTAGGTCAAAACTTAAAACTTCCTGCTCAATACGAAGCACACAGAAAAGCAATTGAAGATCATTTGGTAAAAATTAATTAATCCAAAACATTTAAATAGCAAATGGAAACATAAAAAAGAGTATTTTTATTAATAAATTGATAATCAGAATCTTATTTTATGTTTCCTTTTTTTTAGCATATAATCCCATACCAATTAGTAATCCATAAAAACAAATATATCATGGCAAAAATAGCATTATACGGATTTGGCCGAATCGGAAGACAATTTCTCCGCATAGCTTTAAAAAACAATCTTTTTGTTCCTGAAGTCGTTGCTGACATTCAAGATATAGATTTGCTCGGAGCGCTTTTTAGTGTCGATTCTAACTACGGAAGATGGCACGAAGAAGTAAAGACGGCAGATGAAAATTTTATTATTGGAGACCGAAAAATTCCCTACAAGAATTCTAAACTGGATATTCCGGATTGGAAAGCTTTAGGAGTTGATTTGGTTGTAGATTGTACCGGACGTGCAACAAATAGAGAAAACGCGCAAAAACACATAGACAAAGGAGCAAAATATGTGCTGATAAGTGCTCCAAGTAAATCTCTAGCAGATTGTGATGCAGTACTTTTAAAAGGGATTAATCTTGACGAATTTAATGCCGAAAATCACAAAATCATCAGTATGGGAAGTTGTACGACTAATGGTTTAGCTGCGGTCGTAAAAGTAATTAAAGAGAATTTCGGAATTGAATATGGTTTATTTTCAACGGTTCATTCTTACACTAACACTCAATCCCTGACAGATCAGCCAATGAAAGACAGGCGAGACTCGTGGGCTGCTGCAGAAAATATAATTCCATCATCATCCGGAGCTGCGAAAGCATTACAGTTTATATGGAGTGATTTAAAAATTACCGGAAAAGCCTATAGAGTTCCAACTAAAACAGGAAGTATTGCCGAACTGAATTTGGTTACAACCAAAGATTGTTCTGTAGAAGAAGTAAATGACGCTTTTAGAAAAGCCGCTAAAGAAGGTTCTTTAAAAGGTGTTATGGATGTTTTGGAAGAACAATGGAGTTCTGCCAGAATTGTAGGCGATCCTCATTCTTCTATTATCGATTTACCACTTACAACGAAACAAGGAAACTTACTTTCTGTAGCAGCATGGTACGATAACGAATGGGGCTTTGCCAACAGACTTGCTGAAGTTGCGCAATACATTTCGAATAAGATATAATCTAATATTTATAGTATTTCTGTTCTTTAAAATAAAAAATCCATAACAACAGAGCTTTTACAATACTCTTTGTTATGGATTTTAATTGATTTTTATTTATAACTTATTTCAAAGATTATATTTTACTTTCATCTTCAACAGCATCCTGCCATTTATCCCAGACTTTTACTCCTGCATTATAGCCATCATAACCATAGTTCTGGCTTAACTGACCTCTAATATTAGGTTCTATAGCAAGTCTAAATGGAATTGGCCAGTAATTATTACGTTTATCCATAGAATAAAACTTTACACCCGGTTTTAAAGAAATACCTGCAGGGTATTTGTTATATAAAGTATAATGTACAATACGTTGCCACCAATAACTTCCACCTGCTGCATCTGTTCCTGATTGTTTATCCCAATTTGAGATGCTGTAAGTATGCCCCCATTCATCCGGTTTTCCGCTAAGAGCCAGACAGTGAGAAATACGTTTTAACTCTACATTTCTCCATTCTTCCATATAAAGTTCTCTCCCTCTTTCTGCACAAATATCGCCAATCGTTACTGTAGTGTACATTTGCGAAGCTTTTGCTCTTGTTCTTACCACATTCACATCCTGCGCCGCTCCTGAAGCATTTCCCTGATAGAAACGTGCTTCGGCGCGCAATAAATAAGTTTCAGCTAAGCGATAGATATACATATGCGCACTTGCTCCTGCCGTAGCTCCCTGAAAATCATTTGCCGCCGGATTTGCCTCCGCTACAACGTCATGATAAAATATTTTATAATGTGGAAAATCAAACCAGTCACGAATAGAATCCTGTGCCAATAGCTTTCCTGTTGCATCCTTCATTCTGAAATTTTGACCGGCCCACGCCGCACTTCCACCTGCTCCTGAAGCATATTTAAGATCTTCCATGTTTACCCAGTTCCCAACAGTACTGTTATGTCTAAGATCTACTTTGTCTTCAACACCATTTACAACCCACATAGGATGCTGTGAATAATAAGAACCACTAATTGTACCAATACCACGACCTATAGCTCTTTGATAGTCATATTTTGCATTATAATTTGTTTTATCTGTTAATGGAAAACGAGGTGCCGCAGTTTTACCATCAGGCGTAATTAAATTGGCATCATTCCAGTTTGGTCCAAAAATCCTCATGGAAGAAAATGCTAAAAACGACTGAGCTCCTCCATTTGGTGCAACCAAAATAGCTTCGGTATTAGCAGCAATTACTTTGTTCTCCGGTCTGTGCAAATCCCAAATTACATTTCTGGTAATAGGCCAGGCTGTTGGATTTCCTCCCGGATCAAAAATTCCTAAGGTATTTTGTACTAAAGAATACCCTGACTGGTTGATCAAAATAGTAGCTTGTGCTTCAGCATCTGCAAATCTTCCAGATGCTAAATAACACTTAATTAATAACTGGCGACAAGCACCTTTACTAACCATACCAACATATCCTATTTTTGCCTGTTCCGGTACCCATTGTACAGCTTTCTCCATATCTGCCGTAATCATTTCAATGATGGCTTCCTTTTTAGTAGAATAATAACTTTGCTTTGGTACTTCCAAAATTTTAGTAATCAACGGTATGTCTCCAAACTGATATACCAAATTAAGGTAACGGTATGCTCTGTGAAAATAAGCTTGTCCGATATATTTATTTTTAACCTCCTCTGTTAAACTTGTTACATTACCAATATACGTTAATACAGTATTAGCATTCTTAATACCTGTGTAGGCTTCTGTCCACATAAATCCAAGATAAAGGGACTCACCACTTGGGTCTCTTCTAAAATCTCCGGTAGGAACAATCGTATTGGCGTAATCAGCAATATTACTACCTGTATCTGTTTTTCCATATTGCGCCATGTCAGAGAAAAGATACTCTGTACCAATTGGCACACTAACACCTGAATAACCGTAGTGAATATAATTGTTACGAAGTTGTTTATCGCACAATGCTAAAGTTGCCTGCAACCCTGCTTCTGTAGAAAACGTAGTTTCGGGTTCATAAAACGAAAGCGGATCTGATTCAAGGAAATCTTTTGAGCAAGAACCCGACATCAAGGCCAATATTGCAAAAGGCACTAGTCTTGTAATTTTATTTTGTATATATTTTTTCATTGTTGAATAATTTTAAAGTTGGAAATTAAAACCTAAATTAAACTGTCTCGTAGCCAATCCTCCTGTTTCCGGATCTCCAAAATATTTCCATTCTTTAGAAGCAGACCATGTTGCAACGTTTTGAACAGAAGCATAAATTTTTATATTTTTAACGTGTACTCGATCTAAAAGATCTCTAGGAAGTGTGTAGGCTAACGAAATGTTGTCCAGACGAATAAAACTTCTGTCATATAATCTTCCCGGCGCAACCGGAGTTCCCGCAGGTCCTTTCGCATCCAGACGTGCCCATTCATTGGTTGGGTTATCAAGTGTCCAATATGGATTTACGTATGGATTGAAATTGAATTTGTATAAACTGGCATCGTTAAAAGTGTTCATGTAATTCGAATTAAGCGATTTACCTCCCATATTGGAGTACATACTGATACCCAAATCCCAATTTTTATATATCTTAAAATCATTACGCATCGACCATTGTACAGGAGAATTATAATTCCCTAAAAACTGCTTATCTTTTTCATTGTAAACTGCTTTTTTATAAGGCTGACCATCTGCATCTACTGCATCTATATCATCTGCTGTATAGCTGTTAGCCACTTTTGGATCTCCTGGGCGCTGTCCATATTTCTGCGCCTCCTTCCATTCGTCTTTTTGCCAAATCCCGGTTACTCTGTAATCCCAGATTTGAGAAATTGGTTTTCCTATAAACCAACCATTAGCGGAATCATTTCCTTCCTTTTTTCCAATAACATTCCCATTTTCATCCTTAACATCTACCATATTACCATATAATGAAACAATCTTATTTTCGTTGTAAGAGATACCAAATGTAGTACGCCATTCAAAGTTTGATTTTTTCATATTAAGAGTACTAAGACTCAATTCAACACCCTGATTCTGAACTTCTCCAAGGTTGGTTGCAATAGATGAAAAACCAGTAAAACCAGGCAAAGACTGGCTCATAATCATATCATGAGTTGATGCCTTGTAAAAATCTAAAGTAGCAGTAATACGATCTTGTAAAAATCCCAAGTCAAGACCAATGTTTGTTGAGGTAGTTTTTTCCCATTCCAGATTTGGGTTTGCCATACGATCAAGTGCCAAATACTTTATTTCAAGAGCTTTTCCTGAAGCATCCAAATAGCCCATTGTTCCGGTGTTTACTAAGTTTGCCAAAGAAATGTACGGATCTGCAAGTGATCTGTTTCCATTTTTACCCCAGGACACACGTAATTTACCTGTACTCATCGCATCCCAATTAAACCATTTTTCATTCTTAAAGTTCCATGCAACCCCAAAAGAAGGGAAAACTGCATAAGGATTTGAAGCTCCAAATGCCGAATATCCATCACGTCTTACAGTTGCTGTCAACATATAACGATTATCAAACGAATAGAAAAGTCTGGCCATTAATGCGTCTGCCGTTTCATGTGAATCGTATGATCTAAGCGCACTATTTGCCATTGTTGCTGTATTAACAAGGTGAAATCCTAAAGCATCTGAGGGCTGAATATTATAAGCATCCATTCCATCTGACCAATAACGACGTTCTTCTGCTTCCTGAACAAAAGTGGCAACGATGTGATGTTTTTCAGCAATCGTATAATCCCATGTTAAGGTATTATTCAGGTTATAATCAAATCTTGTAGCATTATTTCTGTTTACCCCAGTGGTAGCGGCAGGCCAGTTTGGATTCTGTGTTGATCTGAAATAACGATCGTGAAAAAACTGATAACGAGGTGCAATATTAAATGAATACGTAATCCCCAGAGGTAAAGTTACCTTTGCATTTAAAATAGTATTCAATGTAGTATATCCTGTCTCCTTATCTATAAATTGTCGCTCGTAGTAATAGTTATAATTCTGACCTGAAACATTTTTCCCCATTGGCTGTCTCTCGTAGTTACCATTTGCATCTCTAAAGGTTCCGAACGGGCTCGTTCTCATCATATTATTATCCCCAGCATTTGTACCTAAAGAAGGAGTAACATCTCCATCTGATCGATCCTGAAAATTGACGTTTACTCCCAAGTCCAGCCAATCTGTAACTTTAGCATCAACTTTCATGTTGGAGCGGGCTGACTTATAATCATTCCCAACGATAGCTCCTTCTGAAGTTAAATAACCAAAAGACACATAATAGTTTACTCTGTCGCCTGCTCCAGAAATACTCAAATTATTATCATGATTAATTCCTGTTCTAAAAGAGCTATTACTCCAATCGTGTGTTTTATCTGCCAGGAAATTTGCCATCAGTGAAGGATCAAAATTCAGTCCTAAACGTGCTCCCCACACTTCTTTAGAACTTTTTCCTGTTGTTTGAGAAACAGGCTGATAAGCCAGCCACTGTGCTTCAGTAATTCCCCACTTGGACAAATCGTTTGGATTTGAAAAATATCCGGGTTTGCCATTAGCCACTGTTCCTGCTATAAATGCTTCGTATTGCTGGGTTGCTGTGTTGACGCCATAAGTTTGGGCAGTTTCCCAATCTTCACGATATTTTAAGTACCCTTCCGGAGAATACACTCCACGATAAGCACTCTTGTTGCTAATTGTTGTATTGGTAGTAAAACTAACGATAGGTTTACCTGTTTTTCCTTTTTTGGTCGAAATAAGAATAACCCCTGCTGCCGCTCTCGATCCGTACACAGATGCTGCCGAAGCATCTTTTAAAATATCAAGTTGAGCAATATCATCAGGATTGATTTCTGAAAGTTCTCCATAAAACTGCATTCCATCTAAAATAATAAGTGGTGAGTTATGGCTTCCTCCGGTATATACAGAAGTCTGTCCTCGAACCTGAATACTACCTCCTCCTTTTGCAGAAGGATCATACCCAACTCTTACTCCGGGAGTACCTCTTAATATATCCTGAACAGTCTGCGGGTTTTGGTTTGCTAATTTGTCAGGAGTAACCTGAACAACTGCTCCGGTTAAATCCTTTTTCTTCATCTTACCATAACCTACAACAACGACTTCCTCTAACGAAGCTGTAGTTCTTTGCATCTTTACGTTTACAGTAGCTTTTCCTTTTATGGAAACCTCAGTATTGGTATAACCTAAAAAGGAGAATACCAATACTGCATTTTCATTTTCTACTTTTAAAGTAAATTTTCCGTCAAAATCTGTTAAAGCAGCATTTTTACTGCCTTTTTCCAAAATAGTTACGCCTGGGAGTGGCATACCATTTTCATCATTGACCTGTCCGCTAATGCTTTTTTGCTGGAAAGCATTTTGCGCTTTTGTTGTACCCTTAAAACTAATGGCATATCCCTGAACTTGAAATAAAGAAAACATAACAAAAAAGATCATCATTTTTGCTTTCAAATTAAATCCAGATGCACCATCAGGACTTTTAATCCTAATAAAATTTGTCATTTTGCTTGGTAATTTGGTTAATTAAATAGTTAGTTTTGAAAATTACTTATCGGCTGAATGCTTTAAACCAAACCGTAATTCTTGATGCAAATTTGAATAATAATGATTTTTGCAAGGAGAAATAAAATACGTTTTAGGGGATAAAATAGTATTGAGAATAAATTTTATCCTGTATTTATCATAAAAAATTTACAATATTCAAAAATACAACGGTAAAAATGTATGAAATACAATTATTGATCTACTATTGAACAGCTAAAAAGGAGGTGTCTTATATTTTTATAAATATGTTTTTAGAGAAAATCCCAAGTATCATTTTTTCTCATTTATTCCTACATAGTTTATTTCAGTTCCCAACTACATACTACACCCTTCATTAAAAACAACGAAATATCGTCGGCAATCAATTTTATCATATTTTAAATTTAAATACATAATAATCTATACCTTCGTATAGCCAGTTTAATCCTAAGAAAATGCACTCTAATCAATACAGAATAGTTCTGTCTCTCCTTGTGTGGTTCATATTTGGAGAACTAAATGCATTGACTTCTTTTACCAACGAAAATCAGGTTGAAACGGCTGAAAAAAATCTGCCTGCTTTTGGAAATTATTTAAATAAAGACCTTCCTTATACCGATCAAGAGGTAAAAAAAACAG is a window of Flavobacterium crocinum DNA encoding:
- a CDS encoding ring-cleaving dioxygenase translates to MENTILGLHHITAIAGDAKRNFDFYSKILGLRFIKKTVNFDDPGTYHFYFGDEVGSAGTILTFFPWGAGIQQGRKGSGMATEIGYSVPKGSLDFWQKRFEQYNVIYNKPAEKFGEKYLTFLDPDGLKLELIESKTEDNRKPWETDEVKADVATRGFHNITLTLNDIKPTAAILTEIFGYKLIDQDVNRYRYATTAVENAAIVDLVELADEKRGLNANGTVHHVAFRVKNDEILMHFREKIEAYGLSITPQIDRQYFHSLYFREPGGVLFEIATDNPGFTVDESLEELGQNLKLPAQYEAHRKAIEDHLVKIN
- a CDS encoding cupin domain-containing protein, translating into MITITRIYSNADGESHFEDFEVPLKNNGDIGFLSEDEPVKSIVFREVISSYDYDFHNAPDRQYIILLEGGVEIETSLGEKRKFETGSILLVEDTTGKGHKTKNIEPKLRKSIFIKL
- a CDS encoding RagB/SusD family nutrient uptake outer membrane protein yields the protein MKKYIQNKITRLVPFAILALMSGSCSKDFLESDPLSFYEPETTFSTEAGLQATLALCDKQLRNNYIHYGYSGVSVPIGTEYLFSDMAQYGKTDTGSNIADYANTIVPTGDFRRDPSGESLYLGFMWTEAYTGIKNANTVLTYIGNVTSLTEEVKNKYIGQAYFHRAYRYLNLVYQFGDIPLITKILEVPKQSYYSTKKEAIIEMITADMEKAVQWVPEQAKIGYVGMVSKGACRQLLIKCYLASGRFADAEAQATILINQSGYSLVQNTLGIFDPGGNPTAWPITRNVIWDLHRPENKVIAANTEAILVAPNGGAQSFLAFSSMRIFGPNWNDANLITPDGKTAAPRFPLTDKTNYNAKYDYQRAIGRGIGTISGSYYSQHPMWVVNGVEDKVDLRHNSTVGNWVNMEDLKYASGAGGSAAWAGQNFRMKDATGKLLAQDSIRDWFDFPHYKIFYHDVVAEANPAANDFQGATAGASAHMYIYRLAETYLLRAEARFYQGNASGAAQDVNVVRTRAKASQMYTTVTIGDICAERGRELYMEEWRNVELKRISHCLALSGKPDEWGHTYSISNWDKQSGTDAAGGSYWWQRIVHYTLYNKYPAGISLKPGVKFYSMDKRNNYWPIPFRLAIEPNIRGQLSQNYGYDGYNAGVKVWDKWQDAVEDESKI
- a CDS encoding type I glyceraldehyde-3-phosphate dehydrogenase; this encodes MAKIALYGFGRIGRQFLRIALKNNLFVPEVVADIQDIDLLGALFSVDSNYGRWHEEVKTADENFIIGDRKIPYKNSKLDIPDWKALGVDLVVDCTGRATNRENAQKHIDKGAKYVLISAPSKSLADCDAVLLKGINLDEFNAENHKIISMGSCTTNGLAAVVKVIKENFGIEYGLFSTVHSYTNTQSLTDQPMKDRRDSWAAAENIIPSSSGAAKALQFIWSDLKITGKAYRVPTKTGSIAELNLVTTKDCSVEEVNDAFRKAAKEGSLKGVMDVLEEQWSSARIVGDPHSSIIDLPLTTKQGNLLSVAAWYDNEWGFANRLAEVAQYISNKI
- a CDS encoding SusC/RagA family TonB-linked outer membrane protein: MTNFIRIKSPDGASGFNLKAKMMIFFVMFSLFQVQGYAISFKGTTKAQNAFQQKSISGQVNDENGMPLPGVTILEKGSKNAALTDFDGKFTLKVENENAVLVFSFLGYTNTEVSIKGKATVNVKMQRTTASLEEVVVVGYGKMKKKDLTGAVVQVTPDKLANQNPQTVQDILRGTPGVRVGYDPSAKGGGSIQVRGQTSVYTGGSHNSPLIILDGMQFYGELSEINPDDIAQLDILKDASAASVYGSRAAAGVILISTKKGKTGKPIVSFTTNTTISNKSAYRGVYSPEGYLKYREDWETAQTYGVNTATQQYEAFIAGTVANGKPGYFSNPNDLSKWGITEAQWLAYQPVSQTTGKSSKEVWGARLGLNFDPSLMANFLADKTHDWSNSSFRTGINHDNNLSISGAGDRVNYYVSFGYLTSEGAIVGNDYKSARSNMKVDAKVTDWLDLGVNVNFQDRSDGDVTPSLGTNAGDNNMMRTSPFGTFRDANGNYERQPMGKNVSGQNYNYYYERQFIDKETGYTTLNTILNAKVTLPLGITYSFNIAPRYQFFHDRYFRSTQNPNWPAATTGVNRNNATRFDYNLNNTLTWDYTIAEKHHIVATFVQEAEERRYWSDGMDAYNIQPSDALGFHLVNTATMANSALRSYDSHETADALMARLFYSFDNRYMLTATVRRDGYSAFGASNPYAVFPSFGVAWNFKNEKWFNWDAMSTGKLRVSWGKNGNRSLADPYISLANLVNTGTMGYLDASGKALEIKYLALDRMANPNLEWEKTTSTNIGLDLGFLQDRITATLDFYKASTHDMIMSQSLPGFTGFSSIATNLGEVQNQGVELSLSTLNMKKSNFEWRTTFGISYNENKIVSLYGNMVDVKDENGNVIGKKEGNDSANGWFIGKPISQIWDYRVTGIWQKDEWKEAQKYGQRPGDPKVANSYTADDIDAVDADGQPYKKAVYNEKDKQFLGNYNSPVQWSMRNDFKIYKNWDLGISMYSNMGGKSLNSNYMNTFNDASLYKFNFNPYVNPYWTLDNPTNEWARLDAKGPAGTPVAPGRLYDRSFIRLDNISLAYTLPRDLLDRVHVKNIKIYASVQNVATWSASKEWKYFGDPETGGLATRQFNLGFNFQL